From Candidatus Hydrogenedentota bacterium, one genomic window encodes:
- a CDS encoding zinc metallopeptidase: protein MMFDPISITIMVVTGALSLWAQARVKSAYHRNAQIATRSGMTGADIARLMMRNENINDVELEVIPGELTDHYDPRAKVVRLSQAVYHGNSIASLGIAAHEVGHVIQHAHGYAPMHLRSIVYPVASIGSGLGPWLVVAGIVMQFPGLLWAGVFLFAAATAFTVVTLPVEFNASSRALHALEYGNVLLPDEMKGARQVLNAAALTYVAAAVTSILWLLHYVMMANQDRE, encoded by the coding sequence ATGATGTTTGACCCGATCAGCATTACAATTATGGTTGTCACCGGCGCACTCTCTCTCTGGGCGCAGGCGCGGGTAAAATCCGCCTATCATCGCAATGCCCAGATCGCGACGCGCTCCGGAATGACGGGAGCGGATATCGCCCGTCTCATGATGCGCAATGAGAACATCAACGATGTCGAACTTGAAGTGATTCCCGGCGAACTGACGGATCACTACGACCCCCGCGCCAAAGTGGTGCGGCTTTCACAGGCGGTCTATCACGGAAACAGCATTGCTTCCCTGGGTATCGCCGCCCATGAAGTGGGTCACGTGATCCAGCATGCCCACGGCTATGCGCCCATGCACCTGCGCTCCATCGTGTATCCCGTGGCCAGCATCGGCAGCGGCCTTGGACCCTGGCTCGTCGTGGCGGGCATCGTCATGCAGTTTCCCGGCCTGCTCTGGGCCGGCGTATTCCTCTTCGCCGCGGCGACCGCCTTCACCGTGGTCACGCTCCCCGTGGAGTTCAACGCCAGCAGCCGCGCCCTCCACGCGCTGGAATATGGCAATGTGCTGCTGCCCGATGAAATGAAAGGAGCGCGTCAGGTGCTCAACGCCGCCGCGCTCACCTATGTGGCCGCCGCGGTAACCTCCATCCTGTGGCTCCTCCACTATGTCATGATGGCCAACCAGGATCGCGAGTGA
- a CDS encoding polymer-forming cytoskeletal protein, which yields MTQEKTTEVNASHLELDFDNDSDFEKMGNAGKKGLLGRFNSRFNDKLQTSRGQDRQRDVVAETASIPEVKADDLAMRRAKTVTSGSAQRMIIPEGVIIEGSLTSSSDTDIGGRIEGNITVEGRLNLGPSALISGNIRAGSCKIEGLVEGKVECTEDLELGPTGRLNADVLAGKRIYLAGQVYGNVTTPGMLRLAATSRVEGDVRTRSIMVEEGATLNGQCTMRAPSQQQTQQPQKK from the coding sequence ATGACACAAGAAAAGACCACTGAAGTGAACGCCTCCCACCTGGAGTTGGATTTTGACAACGATTCCGACTTCGAAAAGATGGGCAACGCCGGCAAGAAGGGCTTGCTGGGGCGTTTCAATTCCCGGTTCAATGATAAGTTACAGACCAGCCGCGGCCAGGATCGCCAGCGGGACGTAGTTGCGGAAACCGCGAGTATTCCGGAAGTAAAAGCGGATGACCTCGCCATGCGAAGGGCCAAAACGGTGACAAGTGGTAGTGCACAGCGAATGATCATCCCCGAGGGGGTGATAATTGAAGGTTCATTGACGAGCAGCTCGGATACCGACATCGGCGGGCGCATCGAAGGGAATATAACAGTGGAAGGCCGCCTGAATCTCGGGCCGAGCGCACTGATTTCCGGCAATATCCGGGCGGGTTCCTGCAAAATTGAAGGGCTCGTTGAAGGCAAGGTCGAGTGCACCGAAGATCTCGAACTCGGACCGACCGGTCGCCTCAACGCCGACGTTCTCGCCGGCAAGCGAATATATCTCGCGGGCCAGGTGTATGGGAATGTGACGACCCCCGGGATGTTGCGCCTGGCCGCCACCTCGCGGGTCGAAGGCGATGTAAGAACGAGAAGTATCATGGTGGAGGAAGGTGCGACGTTGAATGGCCAGTGCACGATGCGGGCGCCTTCTCAACAGCAAACCCAGCAACCACAAAAGAAGTAG
- a CDS encoding class I SAM-dependent methyltransferase, with amino-acid sequence MNEEIAALIELHRGLERLGPGSREFSLQILASLPTLREAPRIADLGCGAGAATLLLAEWFNVPVKAVDLSGVFLQHLDARAAELGLTPMIQTFHADMGALNWPEQSLDLLWSEGAAYNLTFPGALNAWRPLLTPGGLAVVSELSWFSDNPPEEARDFWAAAYPTLAGEQANTRHAREANFEVLATRRLPTACWWEFYYGPLLERVEALRAQADPVMSQVIHDTEVEIDLFRRYAAEYGYTFYILRAR; translated from the coding sequence ATGAATGAAGAAATCGCCGCCCTGATCGAGTTGCATCGGGGACTCGAAAGACTGGGCCCCGGTTCTCGCGAGTTCTCCCTCCAGATACTGGCATCCCTGCCCACCCTCCGCGAAGCGCCACGGATCGCCGACTTGGGCTGTGGGGCGGGAGCCGCAACCCTGCTCCTCGCCGAATGGTTCAACGTGCCCGTCAAGGCCGTAGACCTCAGCGGTGTTTTTCTCCAGCACCTGGACGCCCGCGCTGCGGAATTGGGCCTGACCCCAATGATTCAGACCTTCCACGCCGACATGGGGGCGCTGAACTGGCCCGAACAATCCCTGGATCTCCTCTGGTCGGAAGGCGCAGCCTACAACCTGACCTTTCCCGGCGCGCTGAACGCCTGGCGGCCCCTGTTGACGCCAGGCGGACTTGCCGTAGTCTCGGAACTGAGCTGGTTTTCCGACAATCCGCCCGAAGAAGCCCGCGACTTCTGGGCGGCGGCCTATCCCACCCTGGCCGGCGAGCAGGCAAACACCCGTCACGCGCGCGAAGCTAATTTTGAAGTCCTGGCGACCCGGCGCTTGCCAACAGCATGCTGGTGGGAGTTCTATTATGGACCACTATTGGAACGTGTCGAAGCGCTCCGTGCCCAGGCCGATCCGGTGATGTCCCAGGTCATTCATGACACCGAGGTCGAAATCGACCTGTTTCGCCGCTACGCGGCGGAATACGGTTATACGTTCTATATCCTGCGCGCCCGCTGA
- a CDS encoding AAA family ATPase: MVGGGKGGVGKTCFSVNTAVEIARRGWRVVLMDADLSCSNIETVLGFRSNTRLDDFFHQKGAKSLKDIVCDTPFPNLRLIPGTSGLMDAANPRFQQKIALIRELKKLEADLVIVDLDAGAHLNTLDFFLMTSSNGVLVITPERTSIDNAFKFLRAALFRRIERFYQSPEVGFLLKRNETLNDFLVSIRRADCFDLNVKEQLCKELVALAEAFRPKVVVSKATNAYEAKIAANILAKYTRQHLCIEPETLGFVYFDKYVSDAINSGVPFVIGEPRRKISGCIVDMANRLGYF; encoded by the coding sequence GTGGTCGGGGGTGGCAAGGGCGGCGTGGGGAAGACGTGCTTTTCCGTCAACACCGCCGTGGAAATCGCCCGGCGTGGATGGCGGGTAGTGCTCATGGATGCCGACCTGAGTTGTTCCAACATTGAGACCGTGCTCGGTTTTCGCTCCAATACCCGGCTGGACGATTTCTTCCACCAGAAGGGAGCGAAATCACTTAAGGACATCGTGTGTGATACGCCCTTTCCCAACCTGCGCCTGATTCCGGGAACCAGCGGGTTGATGGATGCGGCGAATCCGCGGTTTCAACAGAAAATAGCCCTGATCCGGGAGTTGAAGAAGCTTGAAGCGGATCTGGTTATCGTGGACCTGGATGCCGGAGCCCATCTCAATACCCTGGACTTTTTTTTGATGACCAGTTCGAATGGTGTGCTGGTCATTACACCGGAACGTACGAGTATCGACAACGCTTTTAAATTCTTGCGCGCCGCCCTTTTTCGGCGGATCGAGCGCTTCTATCAGAGCCCGGAGGTGGGCTTTCTCCTGAAGCGCAACGAAACTTTGAACGATTTTCTGGTCTCGATTCGCCGGGCGGACTGCTTCGATTTGAACGTGAAAGAGCAGCTCTGCAAGGAACTCGTGGCCCTGGCGGAAGCCTTCCGGCCCAAGGTGGTGGTCAGTAAGGCCACCAACGCGTACGAGGCCAAAATTGCGGCCAACATCCTGGCAAAATACACCCGACAGCACCTGTGTATCGAACCCGAGACCCTCGGTTTCGTCTATTTTGATAAGTACGTCTCCGACGCGATAAACTCCGGCGTTCCCTTTGTGATAGGCGAGCCCCGGCGCAAAATATCGGGCTGTATCGTCGATATGGCCAACCGATTGGGATATTTTTGA
- a CDS encoding ATP-grasp domain-containing protein — protein MAGRPLTVLVLAVGGNVSQGILKALARSRRAYRIIGADISAHQMGLFTVDRAFVSPWANAPEFLPWLLETCRRESVDAVLSGAEAVLTVLAHHRDAIERDTGAVCLVSDLGTMEIGDDKLRTCEWLEALGLPHPAFARADAPEDARRLVERSGYPLVAKPRRGGGSRGLFLVESDDDLAYACRKADYLLQARVGTDADEYTVGCFMGRDGVLAPSCCMRRELLAGTTYRAVIGAFDDVRRAAEEIVSALRPRGPCNVQLRMTEHGPVCFEINPRFSGSAPIRAHFGYNEAEAALEHFVCGLPVALPLVTEGIGLRYWNELYPDPGAVAALETEGELPHASEHDHVIEDWGSGRNA, from the coding sequence ATGGCGGGGCGTCCCCTGACCGTGCTGGTGCTTGCCGTGGGGGGCAATGTGAGTCAGGGCATCCTGAAGGCGCTGGCCCGATCCCGTCGCGCTTATCGCATTATCGGCGCGGATATCAGCGCCCACCAGATGGGGCTCTTCACGGTGGATCGGGCCTTCGTTTCTCCCTGGGCCAATGCCCCGGAATTCCTGCCGTGGCTGCTGGAGACCTGCCGCCGTGAATCGGTGGACGCGGTTCTGAGCGGCGCGGAAGCCGTGCTGACGGTGCTGGCGCATCACCGGGATGCCATAGAGCGGGATACGGGCGCGGTATGTCTCGTCAGCGACCTCGGAACTATGGAAATCGGCGACGATAAATTGAGAACCTGCGAATGGCTGGAGGCCCTTGGTCTCCCCCATCCCGCCTTCGCCCGCGCGGATGCGCCTGAGGATGCGAGGCGCCTGGTGGAGAGGTCCGGTTATCCTCTTGTGGCGAAGCCTCGACGAGGCGGCGGCTCGCGGGGACTGTTCCTCGTGGAAAGCGACGACGACCTCGCCTATGCCTGTCGCAAGGCCGACTATCTGCTCCAGGCGCGGGTGGGAACAGACGCCGATGAATATACGGTGGGCTGTTTCATGGGGCGCGACGGTGTGCTCGCTCCCAGTTGCTGCATGCGGCGAGAGCTGCTGGCGGGAACCACCTACCGCGCCGTGATCGGGGCCTTCGACGACGTTCGCCGCGCGGCGGAAGAGATCGTGTCGGCCCTTCGGCCCAGGGGCCCATGCAATGTTCAGTTGCGGATGACCGAGCATGGTCCGGTGTGCTTCGAAATTAATCCCCGTTTTTCAGGCAGTGCGCCCATCCGGGCCCACTTCGGCTACAACGAGGCGGAAGCGGCGCTGGAGCATTTTGTGTGTGGGTTGCCTGTTGCATTGCCGCTCGTGACCGAAGGGATAGGGCTGCGCTACTGGAACGAGCTGTATCCCGATCCGGGCGCGGTGGCGGCGTTGGAGACCGAAGGGGAATTGCCTCACGCGTCCGAGCACGATCATGTGATCGAAGACTGGGGTTCGGGGCGGAACGCGTAG
- a CDS encoding glycosyltransferase: MPSDAPLLSVVIPVFNEVGTLEELFRRLTDTLSRQPGGYEIIAVDDGSTDGSRQALRDWHSRDPRIRVVFLSRNFGQSPALYAGFSRARGQYVAMMDADLQNYPEDIPRLVAKLEEGYDMVSGWRANRKDSFFRTGASKLLNRYINSVTRVALNDYGCALKAFRRELVDHMLSLTHRCRYLPVDAAALGGRVAEIEVRHDQRGHGESKYGLLKLVRTAFDLITSITAAPLQFIGLLGWFFALIGFCMSLRVAYVRVTVGDLEHMATVVAIFFFLSGCQMVATGVMCEYISRIYIEVQAKPYFVIQEELE, translated from the coding sequence ATGCCCAGCGACGCCCCCCTGCTTTCGGTTGTAATCCCGGTCTTCAACGAGGTGGGGACGCTGGAAGAGCTTTTTCGACGACTGACCGATACGCTCTCACGCCAGCCGGGCGGATATGAGATCATCGCCGTGGACGATGGCAGCACGGACGGCAGCCGCCAGGCCTTGCGGGACTGGCATAGCCGGGATCCGCGCATTCGGGTGGTGTTTCTCTCCCGGAATTTTGGCCAGAGTCCCGCGCTTTACGCGGGCTTTTCGCGGGCTCGGGGACAATACGTCGCGATGATGGACGCGGACCTGCAGAATTACCCGGAAGACATTCCCCGCCTCGTCGCGAAACTGGAAGAGGGCTACGACATGGTGAGCGGGTGGCGGGCCAATCGCAAGGACAGCTTTTTCCGCACCGGAGCTTCGAAGCTGCTGAATCGCTACATAAACTCCGTAACGCGGGTTGCGCTCAATGATTACGGGTGCGCCCTGAAGGCCTTTCGTCGGGAACTGGTGGATCACATGCTTTCGCTGACCCATCGGTGCCGATATCTGCCCGTCGACGCGGCGGCGCTCGGCGGTCGCGTGGCCGAGATCGAAGTGCGGCACGACCAGCGCGGCCACGGGGAGAGCAAGTATGGTCTGCTCAAGCTTGTCCGAACGGCCTTCGACCTGATAACAAGTATCACGGCGGCCCCGCTCCAGTTTATCGGTCTCCTGGGCTGGTTTTTTGCCCTTATCGGCTTCTGCATGAGCCTGCGCGTGGCCTATGTCCGTGTGACCGTGGGTGACTTGGAGCATATGGCGACGGTGGTGGCAATATTCTTCTTTCTTTCCGGTTGCCAGATGGTTGCCACGGGTGTGATGTGCGAGTATATCAGCCGGATCTATATCGAAGTGCAGGCCAAGCCCTATTTTGTCATCCAGGAGGAGCTGGAGTGA
- a CDS encoding PAS domain-containing protein, giving the protein MKDSGKRKSALQREVQQLRKQLAEAQSARNELFRAERALAQYWSVLDAILSGTPDLYAIKGTNYTYQAANRAFCRFTGLPEHEIRGRGDFEVFPGRLAEIFHQDDVRVLQAAAPANFETRVSFQDSPRWLRFTKRPVFDREGRCAGILCVVQDVSALARCRDQQDILTGAAHRCFWCTDVHDHIVDVNDAYCLLSGYGREELLGKNMRDIEMMGSPEEHGERNQRIMKLGTGSYHTLHRSKSNTIVEFDVEAVYLPVNGGRFYRYFRLRAEAPESRPTALPGVEPAATGAPLVPHRRVLNLNDILVAAIHQEIDQIPAGISIRKLLDPKLMNTVANSAQITQVILNITTNAVESMDGRGHLTYTTRNVELTREWLSDNPRLKPGHYVYLAISDTGRGISPSLAGKIFEPFITTKFKGRGMGLASVARNVEEHNGLVTVKSEVDKGSTFTVYLPATEALLESSNTSPQIPSGTETILFIDPESRVLDEARRILERLAYTVVLTTDVEEAIHCTTSRVPPVDAIVVDTAATHRYSGDLVADLRAANPDVKIILAGSDELDDWAQDLLDAGANAYVKKPFRPEVLAPKIRKTLDS; this is encoded by the coding sequence ATGAAGGATTCCGGCAAGCGAAAATCGGCCCTCCAGCGGGAGGTGCAGCAATTGCGCAAGCAATTGGCCGAAGCCCAGTCGGCGCGTAACGAGTTGTTCCGCGCGGAGCGGGCCCTTGCCCAGTACTGGAGCGTGCTGGACGCCATCCTTTCTGGAACTCCCGACCTCTACGCCATCAAGGGGACGAACTACACCTATCAGGCGGCGAACCGCGCCTTTTGTCGTTTCACCGGTCTGCCGGAACACGAAATTCGCGGAAGGGGCGATTTTGAGGTCTTTCCCGGACGACTGGCCGAAATCTTCCATCAGGATGATGTGCGGGTACTGCAAGCGGCGGCGCCGGCCAACTTCGAGACGCGCGTCAGCTTTCAGGATAGTCCGCGGTGGCTGCGCTTCACGAAGCGGCCGGTGTTTGATAGGGAAGGTCGCTGCGCCGGCATTTTATGCGTTGTGCAGGACGTAAGCGCGCTGGCCCGCTGTCGGGATCAGCAGGACATACTGACGGGGGCGGCCCACCGCTGTTTCTGGTGTACCGATGTCCATGATCACATCGTGGACGTAAACGACGCCTACTGCCTGCTGTCGGGTTACGGTCGGGAAGAACTCCTGGGCAAGAACATGCGCGATATCGAAATGATGGGGTCGCCCGAGGAGCACGGGGAACGAAACCAGCGAATTATGAAGCTGGGTACGGGTTCCTATCACACGTTGCACCGGAGCAAGTCCAACACCATTGTCGAGTTTGACGTGGAGGCGGTTTACCTGCCGGTAAACGGGGGGCGCTTCTACCGCTACTTTCGATTGCGCGCCGAGGCGCCGGAAAGTCGGCCCACTGCCCTTCCCGGTGTGGAGCCCGCCGCGACGGGCGCGCCGCTGGTCCCCCACCGTCGCGTTCTGAACTTGAACGATATTCTCGTCGCCGCCATCCATCAGGAGATCGACCAGATTCCGGCGGGCATTTCCATTCGCAAGCTCCTCGATCCGAAGCTCATGAATACGGTGGCGAACTCCGCGCAGATCACACAAGTGATCTTGAACATCACCACAAACGCGGTGGAATCCATGGACGGTCGGGGGCATCTGACCTATACCACGCGCAACGTCGAGCTCACGCGGGAGTGGCTCAGCGACAATCCGCGCCTCAAACCGGGGCACTACGTGTACCTGGCAATCAGCGATACGGGGCGGGGAATCAGTCCGTCGCTGGCGGGCAAGATTTTCGAGCCGTTTATCACCACGAAGTTCAAGGGACGGGGTATGGGTCTGGCCTCGGTGGCGCGCAATGTGGAGGAGCACAATGGCCTGGTGACCGTCAAGAGCGAAGTCGACAAAGGCAGCACCTTTACGGTCTACCTCCCCGCCACGGAAGCCCTCCTGGAATCGAGCAACACGTCGCCCCAGATTCCTTCGGGGACGGAGACGATTCTATTTATTGATCCCGAGTCGCGCGTGCTGGACGAGGCGCGGCGGATTCTGGAGCGCCTGGCCTATACCGTGGTGCTCACGACGGATGTGGAGGAGGCCATCCACTGCACGACTTCTCGCGTTCCCCCCGTGGATGCCATCGTCGTGGATACGGCCGCGACCCATCGCTACAGCGGCGATCTTGTCGCGGATCTGCGCGCCGCGAACCCTGATGTGAAAATCATTCTCGCGGGTTCCGACGAATTGGACGACTGGGCGCAGGATCTGCTCGATGCGGGCGCCAATGCCTATGTGAAGAAGCCCTTCCGCCCTGAAGTGCTCGCGCCGAAGATCCGGAAGACCCTCGATAGTTGA